The Gloeobacter violaceus PCC 7421 DNA window CGGCAGAAACAGCGCAGACAGAGAAACAACCAGGTCGGGAAAGGCCATCGGGAACAAAGCATCCGAGGCAGACAGGTTCATCTCGAAAGCGTAGCCCTCACTACCAGGGTCGCGAAAAATGATCGCCTGGCCTTTGAAGGCCGTCAGCACGGCTTTCTTGGAGTCTGGCTGGAAAGTTCGCCATTGTCCGGGTCGATCCCCAGTTGGCGCAACCGCTCGGCCAGACGCTCGGCGCGTTGCTCGGCCGATTGTGCCCGCAAACTCTCTTGCTCGGCACGTTGCTCGGCCGATTGTGCCCGCAAACTCTCCTGCTCGGCACGTTGCTCGGCCGATTGTGCCCGCAAACTCTCCTGCGCCGCGCGCTGCTTTTCTTGCGCTGCCCGGGCGGCAATTTCCACGTAGCTCTCGAAGGGCGTGCCGTCCGGCCGCCACAACTGCAGATCTCCTTGCGGCGTGATTCCGAAGCGCGTGCCCAGCCGTGGGCTCACCCAGCCTTCCATCCGCTCGATACCCACCAACGCTCCTTCTTCGCGCACAAACCCATCCAATGTCCCTTCGTCCGGGTCATAAAGGTAATACTCTTCGACGCCGTGGCGATGGTAGAACTGGAATTTGCGGGTCATCTCCGAAATGGTATTGCCGGGCGAAAGGACCTCGAAGACCACCTGGGGTGGAATGTTGTCCTCTTCCCACTGGCGGTAGCTGCCCCGGTCCCCTTTAGGGCGGCCGAAGGCGACCATCGCGTCGGGAGCCTGGCGGATCTTATTGTCTCCCTCGACCGGGTACCACAGCAGATCGCCTGCGACAAAGACGTTCGGATCGTCCGCGAACAGCCACTCCAAGCCTTCTTTGATGTAGACGATCCAGCGAAACTGCCGGGTGTTGTCGGACATGGGCTTGCCGTCCGATTCCGGATAGATCACTGCTTGAGTGTAAAGGACCAATGGGTAAGTTTGAGCCGTTGCCTGCCATAGTAATCCACCCACTGCGGCGCCCGCGACTGAGTGCCTCTCCAAATGCCGTGGTTTTGTCAGGTTCGACTACAGGCTTTCAGCCGTTACACACTCACCCGCTCACACAGCCTCAAAATGGTCAAAGTACGATGATGAAGGTCACTCTGCGCCCCGGCTTTGCTTGAGACGCTTCGCTCAAGTATGGATTATTGAAGAAATTTTCTCGGGTTCGGCGATGGAAGACGAACTGAACCATACATTTTCCGGTTGCGAAGACTGTTAGTCCGGTGACCACGAAACCCTACTTAGCGATTTTGCCCTCTCAAGCAGTGGCGATAGCCGGCAAATCGCCGATGATTTGTACCTGGGATTTGGAGGAGTACGCGCTCCTGCCTGAACTCGAGTTAGGTCCATCAAGCCACGGCTACGAAAAGACCACAGTCCTGCAACTGGAAGATTTTGTTTATCCGATAGCCTTTCCATCATTGGCCATTTCTGTCGCAGAGCTGTTCACCCGCAGGAGCAGGCTTTGATCGATTCGCAAGGATAAATCCAGGGACTACCCGATCGGTTGAATACCCAAGTCCGACCGCCACTGGGACAGGGGCTTTTCCCAGGCTGCTTCCCATTTTTGGGCGAACAGCGATTTCGCATTGCTACCCATCCTCCAGCCCCGGCAGAGCGCCTCCAGAAGAGCCGGCAGCGCTTCGGGAGCAAGAAGCGTGCCGGACATCAACCCGGTGGCGATCAACATCGTCGCGAGCGGATAAGGAAACTGGGCCAGATGCAGCGCCTGCAAACCCAGTTCACCGGCGGGCGAGGTATCAAAACCGGTGACGATGTGCCAGATGTCATGGGTCTGACCGAGACGGGCCTCGACATAACTGGCGTCCGAATCGATCTCAAGGTAAGAATACAAATCCGGATCGAAGCCTTGGGCTTTGATGCTAGAGGCATAGGCGTAGCCCAGGGAATCTTGAGGACATTGCAACAGCTGTTCCAGGTCGTGGGGGGGAGCCATGTGCCTTTGCTCGATGAGCGAGGCGCAGGCCGGATCGCCCTTCAAATGCTCTACCGCCAGATCGAACGCCTGGGTTTCCACCAGAGCCGACGACAGTTCACCCACCGGTTGCAGCCCTTCGTCTCCTGCCAGAATTGCGCAGTGCGCCTTCAAGATGATCAAAAGCTGGTGATGGAGCCGGCGTTGAAGCTCGGGCTGGGATATCTCTTTGGACATACGTATGGAATTGATCGATTGCATGGATAGCCCCCAAAGACTTGTTGAATTTCAAAACCCGGGTATTCAAGCGGTTGGGCTTCGACAGACCCGACAGGCACACTCAAAAAAGCGAGCGCTCGCTCACTATTATTTCGCCCAAGCGGCCGGTTCGTCAACTGCACAACGGAGCGCTCGCTTTTTTTGACAGCCCTACGTGTGCCCTGCGCGGGCTCTGGGATAATGAACAGGCTTCGACGTACCGGACTGGGCACCAGCCGGCCGGCCGATCGCTGAACACACCTCCCCCTGCTGCCCTCCGGGTCATGCCGAAAGTCGATCCAAAGTTCAAGGAGCTTCGCCGCGAGCAAATCCTGCAGGCGGCCGTCACCTGTTTCGCCCGCAAGGGTTTCCACGCCGCGACCACCGACGACATCTGTGCTGAGGCCCGGTTGAGCCCTGGGAGCATCTACCGGTACTTCCACAACAAAGAAGCGATCATGCTTGCGATCGCCCAGTCCCACCAGCAGGTGGTCGTCGGTTGGATGCAGGAGGCGGCGCAGCGCACCGATGTCATCGAAGCGTTGGCGATGTTCGCGGCCCGGTTTGTGGGCGAACTCGACGCCCCCAACGCCCGCATCGCCCTGGAGATTGTGGTGGAGGCCGGACGCAACCCGACGCTGGCCGCCCAGGTCAGCCGCTACGACGAGGAGGTGAACGACGGCATCGTCGATTTGTTGCTCAGCGGCAAGCAACGGGGCCAGATCGCCGCGGATATTGACTTTGTGGCGACGGCTTTTCTGTTGCGTGCCGCCATCGAAGGTCTGGGAATCGCGATGACCCTCGAGCGGCGCGTCGAACCCGAAGCAGCCCTTGCCGAGTTCCGGGGGTGGCTGGTGCGTCTTTTCGGCCCGCCCTAGCCCCTGGTCATCGCCCTTGACAGACCGACGGGACAGCGCTATTTTATCCACATCAGATACATCCATAGTGGATAAATCAATGTTGTGCTTAGGCGACTCTCGCCCTGGCTGCGGGCCACAGGCGGGGGCTTGCAGCCAGGCCGACCGGCAGCCTGCCGCAACGCCCCTCGACAGAAACTGACGATGCCCCAGCCTGCTGCCTTGTCTGAGCGCCTTTACCGGTGGCTGCTGCTGGCCTACCCGACGGAGTTTCGTACCGAGTACGGCGAGGAGCTGGTGCAGGTTTTCCTTGACAACCTGCACGAAGAAAGTGTGGCGTACGGCCGTCGAGGTGTTCTTCGACTCTGGTGGGAAACGATGACGGATCTCTCGAGCACGGCCTTTGCCGAACACCTGGCCATCTTCTGGCAGGATCTGCGCTACGGCGCCCGCATGCTTCTCAAAAGCGCCGGTTTTTCACTGGTGGCCATCTTCGTGCTCGCCCTCGGCATCGGCGCCACCAGCGCCATGTTCAGCGTCGTCAACGGCGTGCTCCTCAGGCCCCTGTCTTTTCCTGAGCCTGAGCAGGTGGTGATGCTCTGGCAGACGAATCAGCGCGAGAACGATGAAAAAGTACGCACCTCGGTGGCCAACTTTGTCGACTGGCGCGAGCGCAACCGGGTCTTCTCGCATCTATCGCTGCTGCGCAGCTACCCGCAAAATTACGTGAGCGACCGGGTGCCGGAGCGGCTGAGTGCTGCCCTGGTCTCGCCGGCTCTGCTGGAACTGGCGGGAATCCAGCCGCTCATCGGTCGGCCCTTCACCCAGGATGAGGAGATTGAAGGCAAAAACCAGGTGGTCATTCTGAGCGAGAGCTACTGGCGGCGCCGCTTCGATGCGAGCCCGGCGGTATTGGGCAAGCAGATGAAACTCGACGGCAAAAACCACACGGTCGTAGGAGTTGTACCTAACAATTTCGAATTTACCAACACGGTCGCCCGGCCGGTGGACATCTGGATTCCCTCGTCGATCAACCCGCCGAAGCGCGAGGAAAACCGCGGTGCCTTTGCCCATACCGTTGTCGGCCGCCTGAAGCCGGGCATATCAGTAGCACAAGCGCAATCGGAGATGGACGCCATCGCCGCGCAACTGGCCCGGCAGCACCCGGAGGAGAACACCGGCTTCGGCATCCGGGTGGTGCCTTACTACGAGCAACTGGTAGGGGAGATCCGCCCGGCGCTGTTGGTGCTGCTCGGGGCGGTGGGCTGTGTGCTGCTCATCTGCTGCGCGAACGTTGCCAACTTGCTGCTGGTGCGCGCGGCGGTCCGTCAGCGTGAGATTGCCATCCGCACGGCCCTGGGGGCGAGCCGCTCCCGATTGTTCCGCCAGCTGCTTACCGAGAATATTTTGCTTACGGTGCTGGGAGGCGCTCTGGGTCTCGGTTTCGCCTGGGGAGCGGTGCAGTTGCTGGTGGCTCTCAATCCCGGCTCGCTGCCGCGCCTCGCCGAAATCCGCCTGGACGGGACGGTGCTCGCCTTTACTGCAGCCATCGTGCTGGTCACCGGCACCGTCTTCAGCGTCGCTCCCGCCCTCCAGATTTCCCAGATTGATCTTGCCGATAACCTCAAAGACGGCGGCCGGGGCTCCACCGCCGGAGCGGCCCGCAACCGGGTGCGCAGCGGCCTGGTCATTTCCGAGGTGGCACTGGCGCTGGTGCTGCTCAGTTGCGCGGGGCTATTGGCCAGGAGCTATCTGCTGTTGCAGGGAGTTGATCCGGGCTTTAACCCCAAAAACCTGATCTCCGCCCCCGTCATGCTCCCGGAGGCCAACTACGCCAAACCCCAGACGCAGGCAGCTTTTTTCGAACGGCTCGTTGAGCGGGTGCGCACCCTGCCGGGGGTCACTTCCGCAAGTGCGGTCAGCACCCTGCCGATGAGCGGCTCCAGCATGGTGATCGGCTTCACCGTGCGCGAGCAGCCCCCCAAGCCTCCCGGCCAGGGCAATGCGGCGGGTTACAACAGCGTCGATCCGGCCTATTTTCGAACGATGGGCATCCCGCTCATCCGGGGCCGGGCCTTTACCGACGCCGACAACGCAAAAGCCCCAAAAGTCGCCCTGATCAGCCAGGCCACCGCCCGACGCTTCTTCAAGAACGAAGATCCGATCGGCAAACACCTACGTCTTGATATTTCCAGAGGCGAAGGTGACTGCGAAATCATCGGCATCGTGGGCGATGTGCACCACGACGATCTTGCAAGCGAATCGCGCGCCGACATCTACGCGCCCTACCAGCAGGCCCCTTTGCCCTTCATGACCGTGGTAGCGCGCACGGCAGGCGAGCCGGCCGCCCTGGGCGATTCGCTGCGCCGGGTGGTAGCTGAAATCGACCCGGCCCAACCGGTCGGGACCATCCAGAGCGCCGAACAATATCTGGCGGATTCCACCGCCCAACCGCGCTTCAACACGGTGCTTCTGGGCGCCTTCGCTGCGGCTGCCCTGGTGCTCGCCGCCGTGGGCCTCTACGGGGTGATGGCCTACTCGGTCACCCAGCGCACCCACGAAATCGGCGTGCGGCTCGCCCTGGGCGCCCGGCCCCGCGACATCCTGCAGATGGTCGTGGGCCAGGGCATGGGACTGGCCCTTTTGGGAGTCGGTCTCGGCCTCGCGGTCACCTTCGCCCTTGCCCGGCTCCTGTCGAGTCTGCTCTTCGGCGTCGAGGCCATCGACCCACTCACCTTCCTGGCGGTAGCCGCCTTGCTCGCGTCGGTGGCGCTGCTGGCCAGTTACGTGCCCGCCCGCCGCGCCACCCGCGTCGATCCGATGGTCGCTTTGCGCTATGAGTGAAGCGCCGCAATCCGGCTGCCGGCTCAACCCGCCTGTTTGTCCGAGTGGTAATGCACGTCTAATCTGGAACTGTTCAAAACGATATTTCCCAGATATGCGTCGTCGTAGCTTGCTTTCCCTTCTGCCTATCCCTGTTGTTGTGCAAGTGCTGCCGCTGTACGCATCCGAGGTTTTACTCGATGCGAATCGCCGGCAGTTATTGTACGAGTTCCACAGCGGTCTCTGGATGAACCTGCATCACTTGTTGTACGAGCAGGCAGAGGCGCGGCGGGCGCGGGCCGGCGGCGGCTTGCCAACCCAGGTGAAGGCCCGGCTGGACGCCCTGCTCTCGCAGATCGATACCCTGCCCGCTGCGCCGAGGCGGATCTGGAACGATGCCCTGGAAGCCTACGAGCGAGTCTGGGTTCGTCGGGATCTGCTGTTCGACGACGGGATGACCCGGATCAAACTGCGCCTGGCCGAGCGGGAAGCGAGCCTCTCCCTGGTGGGGGCCAGTCTGCCGGATGACCTGCGGCGAGCCCTCCAGCTGGCGGCGCCGGTCTATCGGAAGCATTGGTGGCCCGAGCACGACCGGAACAACCGCCAGAAGGCCGACGATCTCGCGCGGCGGGTGCAGGAGCTGGGTCTCGCCCTCACCGGACAGCTGGCCGCTCTGTATCGCTCCCCCTGGCCATCGAAGGGAAGACTGCGGGTCGAAATGGCTCCCTACGCAGGGTTCGGGGGCGCGTACACCTCCTTGGACCCGACTTTCACCGTCTACCAGAACACCGACCCACGCAAGCGGGACTGGTTGGGTCTTGAGATCCTCTTTCACGAAACCAGCCACGCCATGATCGCCCCGGTGGAGACAGCGATCACTCGCTCCTGCCAAAAGCGGGGGCGGGCGGTGCCAGAGGACCTTTGGCATGTCCTGCTCTTCTACACGACTGGGGAGGCGGTTCGGCAGGCTCTAGCCAGACGCGGCATCGAAGGGTACGTTCAGTACGCCGATGCCAACGGGGTGTACGGACGGGCCGGTTGGTTGCCGTACCGACAAGCACTCGCCCTCCACTGGCAGCCCTACATCGACGGGCAGGCTGATTTCGACGGGGCTATCGCGGGCATCGTTGACGCCTTGCCACCGAAGCCGACAATGGATAACGGGCGAAGCACTCCTTCTTAATCCGACCACTGGAAAAAGTTGAGGGCGATAAATTGTCTCTGAAGCGGCAGCTTGCAGCTTTCCAGGTTGGTTATCGATTGAACGATATAGCTGTCGCCACTTAGGCTAGGACTTTTTGACCATGTCCGAGTTCATAGGCACTTGATCCATGTGTCCTAAGGATCTAGGCGACAGCTATATCAACGTAAATCATCCGCTTATTTCTATTGGCGTCAGTATAGATCCCACATTCCGCATGTGTATTTATACTCAGTCAAAAATTCTCCGGGGGTGGAGCGGCAGTTGTAGGAATTTGTGAGAAACCTTGAAAGCTTTGCAGGGCAAGAACTTTGGCCTTCAATGCCCGAATGGGTGCTTCAGGCCGAGGCAGGGGAGTGAGCGTCAAGCAGTGCTCAAATTGCCCAAAACGACAGAAATTGAGGGGATTCGGCTTGCTTTCTGATGTTTCAGACTGGATCTTGACGTGAACTACTCAATTCATTGAAAATCCAGGATCCCTACGCAGAGGCTGTTTCGATAATTCATTGAGAAATTAGATTAACCTGCGGAAAGTGGGATAGATCCTACATTCCGCACTTCCAACTGGCACATTGAGAATTAACGACGAAGCAATCGAGTTTACAGCAATCGTACCCTGTGCGATTCGCAACTGTACCAGCTTATTGAGAGTGAAGAACGCATAGTTCGTCTGAACTAAATATCTTGAAACGCTTGCTGTGAAAGAGTTTTGAGCTTAATAGTTTGGTGTGACACTTAAAGGGCGGAAAGTGGGTTTCTAGTATCGTCTGTGGGATTTTCCTTTCAAGGATTAGTTGCACATCGCGTTATTTACCTAA harbors:
- a CDS encoding ABC transporter permease, which encodes MPQPAALSERLYRWLLLAYPTEFRTEYGEELVQVFLDNLHEESVAYGRRGVLRLWWETMTDLSSTAFAEHLAIFWQDLRYGARMLLKSAGFSLVAIFVLALGIGATSAMFSVVNGVLLRPLSFPEPEQVVMLWQTNQRENDEKVRTSVANFVDWRERNRVFSHLSLLRSYPQNYVSDRVPERLSAALVSPALLELAGIQPLIGRPFTQDEEIEGKNQVVILSESYWRRRFDASPAVLGKQMKLDGKNHTVVGVVPNNFEFTNTVARPVDIWIPSSINPPKREENRGAFAHTVVGRLKPGISVAQAQSEMDAIAAQLARQHPEENTGFGIRVVPYYEQLVGEIRPALLVLLGAVGCVLLICCANVANLLLVRAAVRQREIAIRTALGASRSRLFRQLLTENILLTVLGGALGLGFAWGAVQLLVALNPGSLPRLAEIRLDGTVLAFTAAIVLVTGTVFSVAPALQISQIDLADNLKDGGRGSTAGAARNRVRSGLVISEVALALVLLSCAGLLARSYLLLQGVDPGFNPKNLISAPVMLPEANYAKPQTQAAFFERLVERVRTLPGVTSASAVSTLPMSGSSMVIGFTVREQPPKPPGQGNAAGYNSVDPAYFRTMGIPLIRGRAFTDADNAKAPKVALISQATARRFFKNEDPIGKHLRLDISRGEGDCEIIGIVGDVHHDDLASESRADIYAPYQQAPLPFMTVVARTAGEPAALGDSLRRVVAEIDPAQPVGTIQSAEQYLADSTAQPRFNTVLLGAFAAAALVLAAVGLYGVMAYSVTQRTHEIGVRLALGARPRDILQMVVGQGMGLALLGVGLGLAVTFALARLLSSLLFGVEAIDPLTFLAVAALLASVALLASYVPARRATRVDPMVALRYE
- a CDS encoding TetR/AcrR family transcriptional regulator, with the protein product MLNFKTRVFKRLGFDRPDRHTQKSERSLTIISPKRPVRQLHNGALAFFDSPTCALRGLWDNEQASTYRTGHQPAGRSLNTPPPAALRVMPKVDPKFKELRREQILQAAVTCFARKGFHAATTDDICAEARLSPGSIYRYFHNKEAIMLAIAQSHQQVVVGWMQEAAQRTDVIEALAMFAARFVGELDAPNARIALEIVVEAGRNPTLAAQVSRYDEEVNDGIVDLLLSGKQRGQIAADIDFVATAFLLRAAIEGLGIAMTLERRVEPEAALAEFRGWLVRLFGPP
- a CDS encoding Uma2 family endonuclease, whose protein sequence is MSDNTRQFRWIVYIKEGLEWLFADDPNVFVAGDLLWYPVEGDNKIRQAPDAMVAFGRPKGDRGSYRQWEEDNIPPQVVFEVLSPGNTISEMTRKFQFYHRHGVEEYYLYDPDEGTLDGFVREEGALVGIERMEGWVSPRLGTRFGITPQGDLQLWRPDGTPFESYVEIAARAAQEKQRAAQESLRAQSAEQRAEQESLRAQSAEQRAEQESLRAQSAEQRAERLAERLRQLGIDPDNGELSSQTPRKPC
- a CDS encoding Coq4 family protein, which gives rise to MSKEISQPELQRRLHHQLLIILKAHCAILAGDEGLQPVGELSSALVETQAFDLAVEHLKGDPACASLIEQRHMAPPHDLEQLLQCPQDSLGYAYASSIKAQGFDPDLYSYLEIDSDASYVEARLGQTHDIWHIVTGFDTSPAGELGLQALHLAQFPYPLATMLIATGLMSGTLLAPEALPALLEALCRGWRMGSNAKSLFAQKWEAAWEKPLSQWRSDLGIQPIG